A window of Candidatus Methylomirabilota bacterium contains these coding sequences:
- a CDS encoding NADH-quinone oxidoreductase subunit L: protein MLQSLWLIPALPYGGFLVLAVAGGRLSRRRAAVVGVGSVGLSALVAFLVAIRFLLLPPPGGAFAQSLWIWMDVGGFASRIGLYLDPLSLVMTLVITFVSVLIHLYSSEFMIDDEGYSRFFAYMNLFVGSMLTLVLADNLLLLYLGWEGVGLCSYLLIGFWYTDPANGRAAQKAFIVTRIGDSAMAIGLFLLFWHLGTLDLQEMMVRASRQWPVGSGLATAAAALLLAGALGKSAQLPLQTWLPDAMAGPTPVSALIHAATMVTAGVYLIARVHPLYTLTPHVQFAVAVIGALTLLVAGCSALVQRDIKRVLAYSTISQIGYMFLALGVGAWSAAMFHFVTHAFFKALLFLAAGAVIQSLHHEHDIFRMGGLRKELPLTFWTFLIGSASLAGFPLVTAGFYSKDWILWESWSSSIGSHWLWAAGWLGALLTSLYIFRVVFVVFFGAPVSRASVKPGLRITIPLVILAILSAGAGFLEVPHSLGGVSLFSSFIESALPRMGTPHAGAGAEMRLLILAMTASLLGIYLAYLLWHRSPHLGERIAQSAAGAALHRFWFAGWGCDWLYDRLVVRPFVWAALANKDDVIDTIYQGTAVVSQRSHRVLRLSQTGRVRSYAAVIVAGSVLIVAIVLLT from the coding sequence ATGCTCCAATCGCTCTGGCTGATTCCAGCGTTGCCGTACGGCGGTTTCCTTGTGCTGGCCGTGGCAGGAGGTCGGCTCTCGCGAAGGCGTGCGGCTGTGGTTGGGGTTGGGTCGGTGGGCCTCTCGGCGCTGGTGGCGTTCCTGGTAGCGATCCGGTTTCTTCTGTTGCCTCCTCCCGGCGGGGCCTTTGCCCAGTCGCTCTGGATCTGGATGGACGTCGGCGGGTTCGCGTCCCGGATCGGGCTTTACCTCGATCCGCTGTCACTGGTCATGACGCTGGTGATCACCTTCGTCAGTGTTCTCATTCACCTCTACTCCTCAGAGTTCATGATCGACGACGAAGGATACAGCCGCTTCTTCGCCTACATGAATCTGTTCGTGGGCTCGATGCTGACGCTGGTGCTGGCCGACAACCTGCTGCTCCTGTACCTCGGCTGGGAAGGGGTCGGCCTGTGCAGCTATCTCCTTATCGGGTTCTGGTATACGGACCCGGCCAACGGGCGGGCCGCCCAGAAGGCCTTCATTGTCACACGGATCGGCGACAGCGCGATGGCGATCGGCCTGTTCCTCCTCTTCTGGCATCTGGGCACCCTGGACCTTCAGGAGATGATGGTCCGGGCCTCCCGGCAGTGGCCCGTCGGATCGGGCCTGGCCACCGCCGCGGCGGCTCTACTCCTGGCAGGCGCGCTCGGCAAGTCGGCCCAGCTTCCATTGCAGACCTGGCTGCCCGATGCCATGGCAGGCCCGACGCCGGTGAGCGCGCTCATCCACGCGGCGACGATGGTAACCGCCGGGGTCTATCTGATCGCGCGGGTTCATCCGCTCTACACCCTGACGCCTCACGTTCAGTTCGCGGTCGCCGTCATCGGCGCGCTGACACTGCTGGTGGCGGGCTGCAGCGCGCTGGTCCAGCGGGACATCAAGCGCGTCCTGGCCTACTCGACGATCAGTCAGATCGGGTACATGTTCCTGGCGCTTGGGGTGGGAGCTTGGTCTGCCGCCATGTTCCACTTCGTGACCCATGCCTTCTTCAAGGCGCTGCTCTTCCTGGCGGCCGGCGCCGTGATTCAGAGCCTGCATCACGAACATGACATCTTCAGGATGGGAGGCTTGCGGAAAGAGCTTCCCCTGACCTTTTGGACCTTTCTTATCGGCAGCGCCTCGCTGGCGGGGTTCCCCCTCGTCACGGCGGGCTTCTACAGCAAAGATTGGATCTTGTGGGAGAGCTGGTCCTCCAGCATCGGCAGCCACTGGTTGTGGGCGGCGGGATGGCTTGGCGCCTTACTCACCTCGCTCTACATCTTTCGGGTAGTCTTTGTCGTATTTTTCGGCGCGCCCGTCTCACGAGCGAGCGTCAAGCCCGGCCTCAGGATCACCATCCCCCTGGTCATCCTGGCCATCCTGTCGGCAGGAGCAGGTTTCCTGGAGGTGCCGCATTCGCTAGGCGGCGTATCCCTTTTCTCAAGTTTCATTGAGTCCGCCTTGCCGCGGATGGGGACCCCGCATGCAGGCGCGGGGGCTGAAATGCGGCTGTTGATTCTGGCTATGACGGCTTCGCTGCTCGGGATCTACCTGGCCTACCTGTTGTGGCATCGAAGCCCACATCTGGGCGAGCGGATCGCCCAATCCGCTGCAGGTGCAGCGTTGCACCGCTTCTGGTTCGCTGGCTGGGGGTGTGATTGGCTGTACGATCGGTTGGTGGTGCGACCATTCGTATGGGCCGCCCTCGCGAACAAAGACGACGTCATCGACACGATCTACCAGGGTACCGCTGTGGTCAGTCAGCGGTCCCACCGCGTGCTCCGTCTCTCGCAGACCGGACGGGTACGATCATACGCGGCGGTGATCGTGGCCGGCTCAGTGCTCATCGTGGCCATTGTGTTGCTGACATGA
- a CDS encoding NADH-quinone oxidoreductase subunit F (part of NADH-ubiquinone oxidoreductase complex I; shuttles electrons from NADH, via FMN and iron-sulfur (Fe-S) centers, to quinones in the respiratory chain; NuoF is part of the soluble NADH dehydrogenase fragment, which represents the electron input part of NADH dehydrogenase) translates to MGNERPLTMNIRPGEPPPDLKGYERAGGYTAVRKALRDMTPKGVTALVKDSNLRGRGGAGFPTGLKWSFVPMGEEAPRPKYFIANADEMEPGTFKDRLLLEGNPHQLIEGMIVGSYAIEAEVAYIFLRWEYREAERLLTKAIAEAYAGGYLGRNILGSDYHLELHVHISAGRYMCGEETGLLNALEGKRATPRYKPPHPVISGLWGKPTVVNNVETLCNIPHIVNNGVEWFKGLSDTRDSGTKLYGVSGRVRRPGVWELPMGTTIGALLEEHAGGMRDGFRFHGLLPGGASTDFLTEAHLNVKMDFESVSKAGSRMGTGTMIILDDRTCPVGFVGNLEAFFAQESCGWCTPCREGLPWTAKILQALEEGSGQAGDLERLALHTKFLGPGLTFCPLAPGAMEPLGSALKYFREDFERHIRERRCPWR, encoded by the coding sequence ATGGGGAACGAACGACCGCTGACCATGAACATCAGGCCCGGTGAGCCGCCTCCTGACCTGAAGGGGTACGAACGGGCAGGGGGGTATACGGCGGTCCGCAAGGCCCTTCGTGATATGACACCCAAAGGCGTGACCGCGCTGGTAAAGGACTCCAACTTGCGCGGGCGCGGCGGGGCCGGCTTCCCCACCGGTCTGAAGTGGAGCTTTGTGCCGATGGGTGAGGAGGCGCCTCGACCCAAGTACTTTATCGCCAATGCCGATGAGATGGAGCCGGGAACCTTCAAGGATCGCCTCCTCCTCGAAGGTAATCCGCATCAACTCATCGAGGGCATGATCGTCGGCTCATACGCCATCGAGGCTGAGGTGGCCTACATCTTTCTGCGGTGGGAGTATCGGGAGGCGGAGCGGCTCCTGACCAAAGCCATCGCTGAGGCCTACGCGGGCGGCTATCTTGGCAGGAACATCCTCGGGTCCGACTATCATCTGGAACTCCATGTGCACATCAGCGCCGGCCGCTATATGTGCGGTGAGGAGACGGGCCTGCTCAATGCCCTCGAAGGCAAGCGGGCCACGCCGCGATACAAGCCTCCTCATCCGGTGATCTCCGGCCTGTGGGGCAAGCCTACCGTTGTGAACAATGTCGAGACACTTTGCAATATCCCTCACATCGTCAACAATGGGGTCGAGTGGTTCAAAGGCTTGAGTGATACACGCGACAGCGGGACCAAGCTCTATGGCGTCAGTGGCAGGGTCAGGCGGCCGGGCGTGTGGGAGTTGCCGATGGGTACGACGATCGGGGCGCTCCTTGAAGAGCATGCGGGGGGTATGCGCGACGGATTCAGATTTCATGGTCTGCTGCCCGGCGGCGCCTCAACCGATTTCCTTACCGAAGCACACCTCAATGTCAAGATGGATTTTGAGTCGGTCTCGAAAGCCGGGAGCCGGATGGGCACCGGTACGATGATCATTCTGGACGATCGGACCTGTCCGGTCGGCTTTGTAGGGAATCTGGAGGCTTTCTTTGCGCAGGAATCGTGCGGGTGGTGCACGCCCTGCCGTGAGGGACTGCCGTGGACGGCCAAGATCCTTCAGGCGCTCGAAGAGGGGAGTGGACAGGCAGGCGATCTGGAGCGGCTGGCTCTCCACACCAAGTTCCTTGGTCCGGGGTTGACATTCTGCCCGCTTGCTCCCGGCGCTATGGAGCCGCTCGGGAGCGCCCTGAAATACTTCCGCGAAGACTTCGAACGGCATATCCGCGAGAGGCGTTGCCCGTGGAGATAG
- a CDS encoding NADH-quinone oxidoreductase subunit NuoE, translating to MLPKEIEQTIEAATRRYPQRRGACIEALQIVQRHHSWVSDDDLKELARLLQMTTDELDGVATFYNLIFRKPVGTHVILLCNSISCWIMGYERLREQVTARLGIAFGETSADGRFTLLPNVCLGACDHAPAMMVDEDLYGDVSPATLDPILHQYGCAGTPGKGDGERTTADHEHQAR from the coding sequence ATGCTTCCCAAGGAGATTGAGCAGACGATCGAGGCCGCGACACGGCGCTACCCGCAGAGGCGGGGCGCGTGCATCGAGGCGTTGCAGATCGTACAACGACATCACAGTTGGGTCTCGGATGATGATCTCAAGGAGCTGGCTCGGCTGCTGCAGATGACGACGGACGAGCTTGATGGCGTCGCAACATTCTATAACCTGATCTTTCGAAAGCCCGTGGGGACGCACGTGATCCTGCTCTGCAACAGTATCTCCTGCTGGATCATGGGATATGAGCGTCTCCGCGAACAGGTAACGGCCCGGCTTGGAATCGCATTCGGGGAGACGAGCGCCGATGGCCGGTTCACGCTGCTTCCGAATGTCTGTCTTGGCGCCTGTGATCATGCGCCTGCGATGATGGTCGATGAGGACCTCTATGGCGACGTGAGCCCAGCAACGCTGGACCCGATCCTTCACCAGTACGGCTGCGCGGGCACGCCGGGAAAGGGAGATGGGGAACGAACGACCGCTGACCATGAACATCAGGCCCGGTGA
- a CDS encoding NADH-quinone oxidoreductase subunit J, giving the protein MDVAFYIAASVAIGSTVMVVTALRAVHALLYLIVSLLSVAVIFFMLGAPFIAALEAIVYAGAIMVLFVFAIMLLNLGSAEAAQERQWLNPRMWAGPSILCVVLLGELIYILSRGESHGSSATVVGPKQVSVVLLGPYLIGVELASMLLLAGLIGAYHLGRPSQRERG; this is encoded by the coding sequence ATGGACGTGGCGTTCTATATCGCGGCGAGTGTAGCCATCGGCTCCACCGTCATGGTGGTCACAGCCTTGAGAGCGGTGCACGCCTTGCTCTATCTGATCGTCTCGCTGCTCTCCGTGGCAGTGATCTTCTTTATGCTTGGCGCTCCATTTATCGCGGCCCTGGAGGCGATCGTATACGCCGGGGCCATCATGGTCCTGTTCGTCTTCGCGATCATGCTCCTCAACCTCGGTTCGGCAGAGGCGGCGCAGGAGCGGCAGTGGTTGAACCCCCGGATGTGGGCGGGTCCGTCGATCCTGTGTGTCGTGCTGCTGGGGGAACTGATCTACATCCTGTCCCGCGGTGAGAGCCATGGATCCAGCGCGACCGTCGTCGGTCCAAAACAGGTGAGCGTCGTCCTGTTGGGACCGTACCTGATCGGCGTCGAGCTGGCCTCGATGCTGCTGCTGGCGGGTCTGATCGGCGCCTACCACCTTGGCCGGCCTAGCCAGAGGGAGCGCGGATAA
- a CDS encoding NADH-quinone oxidoreductase subunit NuoK: MVSIPVEHGLLLAGILFGVGLIGLLVRRNIIFILMSIEIMLNAAGLAFVVAGARWGQADGQVMFIFILTMAAAEVSVGLALVLQMYSRLKTLDVDAASGMRG; the protein is encoded by the coding sequence ATGGTCTCGATCCCTGTAGAACACGGATTGCTGCTGGCCGGGATCCTCTTTGGAGTGGGGCTGATCGGTCTGCTTGTCCGCCGCAATATCATCTTCATCCTGATGTCGATCGAAATTATGCTGAACGCAGCCGGCCTCGCCTTTGTCGTGGCCGGCGCGCGGTGGGGACAGGCCGACGGACAGGTCATGTTCATCTTCATCCTGACGATGGCGGCTGCGGAGGTCTCGGTTGGGCTGGCGCTGGTTCTGCAGATGTATTCCCGCCTCAAGACGCTTGACGTAGACGCCGCCAGCGGTATGCGGGGATGA
- a CDS encoding NADH-quinone oxidoreductase subunit NuoH yields the protein MNELMRSGANIVAVLIGALTTAAFLIWLERRLLALWQDRYGPNRVGPFGLLQVPADAIKLFAKEDWVPPFAEKAVFILAPAVIMVAVLLSFAVVPIAPGIGVTDLNIGLLFFLAMSSLGVYSIVLAGWASNNKYALLGGLRASAQMLSYEVFMGLSVMGVVMLAGTFDLRSIVDAQKDLWFCIPQALGLFVFVVAGIAETRRLPFDLPEAESELVAGFHTEYSGMKFGMFFVGEYLGMTLISTMIVTLFFGGWLGPWLPPLVWFLLKTFVFVCFFILLRAALPRPRYDQLMAFAWKVMLPLALLNLIVTGGIVLALSSRT from the coding sequence ATGAATGAACTGATGCGATCGGGCGCGAATATCGTCGCTGTGCTCATCGGGGCGCTCACCACGGCTGCGTTCCTGATCTGGCTCGAGCGGCGCCTGCTGGCGCTCTGGCAGGATCGGTACGGTCCGAACCGTGTCGGGCCCTTCGGCCTGCTGCAGGTGCCGGCCGACGCGATCAAACTGTTCGCCAAGGAGGACTGGGTTCCCCCATTCGCCGAGAAGGCGGTCTTCATTCTCGCGCCGGCTGTGATCATGGTCGCCGTGCTGCTGTCGTTCGCGGTCGTGCCTATCGCGCCGGGCATCGGCGTGACGGATCTGAACATCGGGCTGCTGTTCTTCCTGGCGATGTCGTCGCTCGGAGTCTACAGCATCGTTCTGGCGGGCTGGGCGTCCAATAACAAGTATGCCCTCCTGGGAGGGCTGCGCGCGTCAGCGCAGATGCTGAGCTATGAGGTCTTCATGGGGCTTTCGGTGATGGGGGTGGTTATGCTGGCCGGAACGTTTGATCTGCGCAGCATCGTGGACGCCCAGAAAGATCTGTGGTTCTGTATTCCGCAGGCGCTTGGCCTGTTCGTCTTCGTTGTGGCGGGCATCGCTGAGACGCGCCGTCTGCCGTTCGATCTGCCCGAGGCGGAAAGCGAGCTCGTCGCGGGCTTTCACACAGAGTACTCCGGCATGAAGTTCGGGATGTTCTTTGTGGGTGAGTATCTCGGGATGACCCTGATATCAACCATGATCGTGACACTCTTCTTTGGCGGGTGGCTGGGCCCCTGGCTGCCGCCGCTCGTCTGGTTCCTGCTGAAGACCTTCGTCTTCGTCTGTTTCTTCATCCTGCTTCGGGCCGCGCTTCCGAGGCCGCGCTACGACCAGCTCATGGCGTTCGCATGGAAGGTCATGCTGCCGCTTGCGTTGCTGAACCTGATCGTCACGGGCGGCATTGTGCTGGCGCTGAGTTCGAGGACATGA
- a CDS encoding NADH-quinone oxidoreductase subunit G (Catalyzes the transfer of electrons from NADH to quinone), protein MAVIYIDKLPYEVDAGDNLLHACLSLGFDLPYFCWHPALNSVGACRQCAIKQFEDEEDTKGRIVMACMTPAVDGTHISIDDPEAAAFRAGVIEWLMENHPHDCPVCDEGGECHLQDMTVMTGHIYRRCRFKKRTHRNQYLGPFLNHEMNRCIQCYRCVRFYRDYAGGRDLDVFAARNYVYFGRHEDGVLENEFSGNLVEICPTGVFTDKTLKRHYTRKWDLQTAPSICVHCGLGCNTIPGERYGTLRRIRNRYNGEVNGYFLCDRGRYGYECVNSERRIRRPMLRTGRGEEKQPISKDSILPHLVRLLSDRSRVIGIGSPRASIEANFALRTLVGPDQFSVGICERDVRLLSAIVAILQDGPARSPSLRDIELSDAVFVLGEDVTNTAPRLALALRQSVRQAPMKIADALRIPVWHDAAVRTAIQHANGPLFLAATSSTGLDDVTTESYRAAPDDLARLGFAVAHEVSDDAPPVPDLPAELRPVARRIAQALASAARPLVISGIGCGSEPVIQAAANVAWALCGKGRPAGLCFTMPECNSLGLALMGGDSLGRAFEMAQQGRADTVIVLENDLYRRADAVAVDAFLDTVRNIIVIDHLDHATVSKADVTLPAATFAETSGTLLSSEGRAQRFYSVMTPDGEIQESWKWVRDLLTAAGRADGPVWRTLDEIVAACAHTVPAFKRLREAAPSADFRMAGQKIPREPARYSGRTAMHAQVSVHEPKASDDPDSPFAFSMEGYPGEPPSPLIPFFWAPGWNSVQSVNKFQSEVGGPLHGGDPGVRLLEPAGNGTARYFSDPPRAFERRSDAWLVAPFFHIFGTEELSMLAPAVAERAPRPYLALNPTDAVALDAGPGEEVNLVLGEVGYRLPVILNASLPVGLAGLPVGVPGLIGIDLPAWGRIVKAESA, encoded by the coding sequence ATGGCCGTGATCTACATCGACAAGCTGCCGTACGAGGTTGATGCCGGCGATAATCTTCTGCACGCCTGCCTGTCGCTGGGCTTCGACCTTCCGTACTTCTGCTGGCACCCGGCATTGAACTCAGTGGGCGCCTGTCGCCAATGCGCCATTAAGCAGTTCGAGGATGAGGAGGACACGAAGGGCAGGATCGTCATGGCCTGCATGACGCCGGCCGTCGACGGAACACATATCTCGATCGACGATCCGGAGGCGGCAGCATTCCGGGCCGGCGTGATCGAGTGGTTGATGGAGAACCACCCGCACGATTGTCCCGTCTGCGATGAAGGAGGCGAGTGCCACCTGCAGGATATGACGGTGATGACGGGTCATATCTATCGCCGCTGTCGGTTCAAGAAGCGAACACACCGGAATCAGTACCTCGGCCCCTTTCTCAATCATGAAATGAATCGATGTATCCAGTGTTACCGGTGCGTTCGCTTCTATCGGGATTATGCGGGAGGCCGGGACCTCGACGTCTTTGCCGCGCGCAATTACGTCTACTTCGGCCGTCATGAGGACGGGGTGCTGGAAAACGAGTTCAGCGGCAATCTGGTGGAGATCTGCCCCACAGGGGTCTTCACCGATAAGACCCTGAAGCGTCATTACACCCGCAAATGGGATCTTCAGACGGCTCCCTCCATCTGCGTCCACTGCGGGCTGGGCTGTAACACAATCCCGGGCGAGCGCTACGGTACGCTGCGACGCATTCGCAACCGTTACAACGGCGAGGTCAACGGCTATTTCCTGTGCGACCGCGGGCGCTACGGCTACGAGTGCGTAAACAGTGAGCGCCGGATCCGCCGCCCGATGCTCCGCACCGGGCGCGGTGAGGAGAAGCAGCCTATCTCCAAGGACAGCATCCTTCCGCATCTGGTCCGGCTTCTTTCAGATCGGTCGAGGGTGATCGGGATCGGATCGCCTCGGGCCTCGATCGAAGCGAACTTTGCATTGCGTACCCTCGTCGGTCCGGACCAGTTTTCTGTCGGCATCTGCGAACGGGACGTGCGCCTGCTGTCCGCGATCGTCGCGATTCTGCAAGACGGGCCGGCGCGATCGCCGTCGCTCCGGGACATTGAGCTATCCGATGCCGTGTTCGTGCTGGGTGAGGACGTGACCAACACGGCGCCGCGACTGGCGCTGGCCCTTCGCCAATCGGTGCGGCAAGCGCCGATGAAGATCGCCGACGCGTTGCGCATCCCCGTGTGGCACGATGCTGCCGTCCGGACAGCGATCCAGCACGCGAACGGGCCGCTGTTCCTCGCCGCCACAAGCAGCACGGGACTGGACGACGTGACGACGGAGAGCTATCGGGCAGCCCCTGACGATCTGGCCCGGCTCGGGTTCGCGGTCGCTCACGAGGTGAGCGACGACGCTCCACCAGTGCCTGATCTGCCGGCAGAACTGCGACCTGTGGCCAGGCGTATTGCGCAGGCGTTAGCGAGCGCCGCACGTCCGCTTGTGATCTCCGGGATCGGTTGTGGGAGCGAGCCCGTGATCCAGGCTGCCGCCAACGTGGCCTGGGCCCTGTGCGGGAAAGGCCGGCCCGCCGGCTTGTGCTTCACGATGCCGGAGTGCAACAGCCTTGGTCTTGCGCTCATGGGCGGCGACAGTCTCGGTCGGGCCTTCGAAATGGCGCAGCAGGGACGGGCGGATACGGTCATCGTTCTGGAGAACGATCTTTACCGGCGGGCCGATGCTGTCGCTGTGGACGCGTTCCTGGACACGGTCCGCAACATTATTGTGATCGATCACCTGGACCACGCGACTGTCTCAAAAGCCGACGTCACGCTCCCGGCCGCGACGTTTGCCGAGACGAGCGGCACACTGCTCAGCAGTGAAGGACGCGCTCAACGCTTTTATAGCGTCATGACGCCGGATGGGGAGATTCAGGAAAGCTGGAAATGGGTTCGCGATCTGTTGACAGCCGCTGGCCGCGCGGACGGCCCCGTCTGGCGGACCCTGGACGAGATTGTTGCTGCGTGCGCGCATACCGTGCCGGCGTTCAAGCGGCTCCGGGAGGCGGCGCCGTCGGCTGACTTTCGCATGGCGGGTCAGAAGATTCCGCGCGAGCCGGCCCGGTACAGCGGCCGTACGGCCATGCACGCCCAAGTGAGCGTTCACGAGCCGAAGGCGTCCGACGATCCCGACTCGCCTTTCGCCTTTTCGATGGAAGGGTACCCGGGTGAACCGCCGTCCCCGCTCATCCCGTTCTTCTGGGCGCCAGGCTGGAACTCCGTTCAGTCGGTCAACAAGTTCCAGAGCGAGGTGGGTGGCCCATTACACGGTGGAGATCCCGGCGTACGGCTGCTTGAGCCGGCCGGGAATGGAACAGCGCGCTACTTCAGCGACCCTCCTCGAGCCTTCGAGCGCAGGAGCGATGCGTGGCTGGTGGCGCCGTTCTTTCACATCTTCGGGACCGAGGAGCTGAGCATGCTGGCCCCTGCCGTGGCGGAACGCGCGCCCCGGCCCTATCTGGCGCTGAATCCTACCGATGCCGTAGCGCTCGATGCCGGTCCTGGTGAGGAGGTGAACCTGGTCCTGGGCGAGGTTGGTTACCGCCTGCCGGTGATCCTCAATGCGTCGCTGCCTGTTGGGTTAGCCGGACTCCCTGTCGGCGTGCCCGGCTTGATCGGGATCGACCTGCCTGCGTGGGGTAGGATAGTGAAAGCCGAGTCGGCATGA
- a CDS encoding NADH-quinone oxidoreductase subunit NuoI, translated as MLSLVKTLWRVCVHALRRRVTVQYPEQKPYLPPRWRGRIVLTRDPDGGERCVACYLCAAACPPDCISLQATEDEHGRRYPQFFRINFSRCIFCGFCEEACPTYAIQLTPDIEMGEYNRRNLVYEKADLLISGPGKYPEYNFYRVAGVAIGGKGKGENENEETPVDVRSLMP; from the coding sequence ATGCTCAGCCTTGTGAAAACTCTGTGGCGCGTCTGTGTGCACGCCCTTCGACGGCGGGTTACGGTCCAGTACCCGGAGCAGAAACCCTACCTGCCGCCCAGGTGGAGAGGGCGAATCGTTCTCACCCGTGACCCGGACGGCGGCGAGCGCTGCGTGGCCTGTTACCTCTGCGCCGCGGCATGCCCGCCGGACTGCATCTCGCTTCAGGCCACGGAGGACGAGCACGGCAGACGATACCCGCAGTTTTTCCGCATCAACTTCTCGCGCTGCATCTTTTGCGGGTTTTGCGAAGAGGCGTGTCCCACCTACGCGATCCAACTCACCCCCGACATTGAGATGGGCGAATACAATCGACGCAACCTGGTCTACGAGAAGGCAGACCTGTTGATCAGCGGCCCCGGCAAGTATCCCGAGTACAACTTCTACCGGGTTGCCGGAGTGGCCATCGGTGGGAAAGGCAAGGGCGAGAATGAGAATGAGGAGACGCCGGTCGATGTTCGAAGTCTCATGCCGTAA